Proteins encoded together in one uncultured Sphaerochaeta sp. window:
- a CDS encoding ATP-grasp domain-containing protein — protein sequence MKMLQKNQITILFTCIGRRVELLEAFRSAAFDLSIDLTIIGTDASSTVPTFSYCDKSYTVCRIDNQEYIPTLKRIVQENHVDLIIPTIDTDLLILAEHRDAFIALGSNILVSDKDKIQICRDKRLTHSFFAECGVSTPHTVDDVKDYQNGFPCFIKPKNGSSSIYAYKVITRSQLLEKAQEVPEYIIQPFIKGTEYTVDVFCDFSGNPIHIIPRKRLLVRSGEVLVTEICNDEKIISECRQIIRIFKPQGPLTIQLIRDEAGQDYYIEINPRFGGGSPLSMKSGANSALSLLTLLATGSADNSQTDVASANGMVYSRFDHSVAVHANDSIPTISSFHELLPQLERMNVQGVILDLDDTLYAEKEYVKCGFLYLCDTEDCMKGEFERLWQFFEEGVAPIDNLLKEKGLYSETLKKKLLTAYRYHVPTIHLYSGVLDFLREWRDCNPQNKLGLITDGRVEGQNNKIDALAIRAEFEEIIITDELAGFQGDVKRFRKPNPLAFQIMRERLGIDYSQLVYIGDNPKKDFQAPLRLGMQVIQFSPEDGVYA from the coding sequence ATGAAAATGCTGCAAAAGAATCAAATAACAATTCTTTTTACTTGTATTGGAAGAAGAGTTGAATTATTAGAAGCCTTTCGATCAGCTGCTTTTGATTTAAGTATTGATCTTACCATCATTGGAACTGATGCCTCATCAACAGTGCCTACATTTTCCTATTGTGATAAAAGTTATACTGTTTGTAGAATCGACAATCAAGAATACATTCCAACTCTCAAGAGAATCGTTCAAGAAAACCATGTTGATCTAATTATTCCAACTATTGATACTGATTTACTCATTCTTGCAGAACATCGAGATGCATTTATTGCCCTTGGATCTAATATTCTTGTTTCTGATAAGGATAAAATTCAGATTTGTAGAGACAAGCGATTAACTCACTCCTTTTTTGCTGAATGTGGTGTTTCTACACCACACACTGTTGATGATGTTAAAGATTACCAGAATGGCTTTCCTTGCTTTATTAAGCCAAAGAATGGTAGTTCCAGTATCTATGCTTATAAAGTTATTACTCGTAGCCAACTTCTAGAAAAAGCACAAGAGGTGCCTGAGTACATTATTCAACCGTTTATAAAAGGAACGGAATATACTGTGGATGTGTTCTGTGATTTCTCAGGGAATCCGATACATATTATCCCCCGAAAACGTTTGCTTGTGAGAAGTGGTGAGGTTCTTGTAACTGAGATTTGCAATGATGAGAAGATTATATCTGAATGTAGGCAAATAATTAGAATTTTTAAGCCTCAGGGACCTCTTACAATACAGTTGATTCGGGATGAAGCGGGCCAAGACTATTACATAGAGATAAATCCACGTTTTGGGGGAGGGAGTCCTCTTTCAATGAAGAGTGGTGCAAACAGTGCACTATCTCTACTAACCTTGTTAGCTACAGGTTCTGCTGATAATTCTCAAACTGATGTAGCTTCAGCTAATGGGATGGTTTATTCGCGATTTGACCATTCAGTTGCTGTGCATGCAAATGATTCTATACCCACTATTTCAAGTTTTCATGAGCTTCTTCCTCAGCTTGAACGTATGAACGTTCAAGGCGTGATTCTTGACCTTGATGATACTTTGTATGCTGAAAAAGAGTATGTAAAGTGTGGTTTTTTATATCTCTGTGATACTGAAGACTGCATGAAAGGTGAATTTGAACGACTTTGGCAATTTTTTGAGGAGGGGGTTGCCCCTATTGATAATCTTCTCAAAGAAAAAGGCCTTTATTCTGAGACATTAAAAAAGAAACTGCTCACAGCATATCGATATCATGTACCTACTATTCATTTGTATTCAGGCGTTCTTGATTTTCTAAGAGAATGGAGAGATTGTAATCCTCAGAATAAGCTGGGTTTAATTACAGATGGTCGGGTAGAGGGGCAGAATAATAAGATTGATGCTTTAGCAATCAGAGCAGAATTCGAAGAGATAATCATTACTGATGAGTTAGCTGGTTTTCAAGGTGATGTGAAAAGGTTTAGAAAACCTAACCCATTAGCTTTCCAGATAATGCGAGAACGCCTCGGAATTGACTATTCACAGTTAGTATACATTGGTGATAATCCAAAGAAAGATTTTCAGGCTCCATTGAGGCTTGGAATGCAGGTAATACAATTCAGTCCAGAAGATGGTGTCTATGCATAA
- a CDS encoding aminotransferase class I/II-fold pyridoxal phosphate-dependent enzyme yields the protein MNKRVYLSSPTMHDLEMKYIQEAFDTNWVAPLGKNVDEFENEMASFIGVRHAAALISGTAALHLALKLCKVRPGDLVFCSDLTFSATVNPVSYEGGVQVFIDSERETWNMDPRALERAFQKFPKPKAVIVANLYGIPALLEEIKEICDHYSVPLIEDAAESLGATYRGKQTGTFGKYAALSFNGNKIITTSGGGMFLADDEAAVKKVRFWATQARDPAPHYQHSEIGYNYRMSNIVAGIGRGQLVYLNEHIQRKKQIYETYKQAFKDLPISMNPYSKESEPNYWLSCLLIDKDCPVTPTQIREALEKENIESRPIWKPMHLQPVFQGHEYVTVDADTDVGAEVFERGLCLPSDVKITEEEMERVVDIVKGYFLK from the coding sequence ATGAATAAACGAGTCTATCTTTCATCTCCAACCATGCATGACTTGGAGATGAAGTATATCCAGGAAGCCTTCGATACCAACTGGGTAGCTCCACTGGGGAAGAATGTCGATGAGTTCGAGAATGAGATGGCCTCCTTTATTGGAGTCAGACATGCAGCAGCACTCATTTCTGGTACTGCAGCTCTCCATCTTGCCTTAAAGCTTTGTAAGGTACGACCAGGAGACCTCGTCTTCTGTTCTGACCTTACTTTCTCAGCTACCGTTAATCCTGTTTCCTATGAGGGTGGTGTTCAGGTATTTATCGACAGTGAACGAGAGACTTGGAATATGGATCCTAGAGCATTGGAGCGGGCATTTCAGAAATTTCCGAAACCCAAGGCTGTTATTGTTGCAAACCTCTATGGAATTCCTGCTCTGTTGGAAGAGATTAAAGAGATTTGTGACCACTATAGTGTTCCTCTTATTGAGGACGCTGCAGAGAGTTTGGGTGCTACCTACAGAGGGAAACAGACTGGAACGTTTGGTAAGTACGCTGCGCTTTCTTTCAATGGTAATAAGATTATCACCACCAGCGGTGGTGGAATGTTCTTAGCTGATGATGAAGCTGCAGTGAAGAAGGTGAGATTCTGGGCTACCCAGGCAAGGGATCCTGCTCCTCACTACCAACATAGTGAGATAGGGTACAACTACCGCATGAGCAACATTGTTGCTGGTATTGGTAGAGGCCAGCTCGTCTACCTTAATGAGCATATCCAGAGGAAGAAGCAGATTTATGAAACCTATAAACAGGCTTTCAAGGATCTGCCTATTTCTATGAATCCTTATAGTAAAGAAAGTGAACCAAACTATTGGCTCTCTTGTTTGCTGATTGATAAAGACTGTCCGGTTACTCCTACTCAGATTCGTGAAGCCTTGGAGAAAGAGAACATAGAGAGCAGACCAATCTGGAAGCCCATGCATCTCCAACCTGTATTCCAAGGACATGAGTATGTCACTGTAGATGCTGATACTGATGTAGGAGCAGAGGTGTTTGAGAGGGGATTGTGTTTGCCGAGTGATGTGAAGATAACTGAGGAAGAGATGGAGAGGGTGGTTGATATTGTGAAAGGGTATTTTTTGAAATAA
- a CDS encoding winged helix-turn-helix transcriptional regulator, with translation MQSEPTTKEFSILSYIEQNSDATQRELSEHVGVSLGMINILLKRLVKKGLVKIERLQPNSVKYFLTPQGIASKLERTYGYIVRTYRELSLFKGSIKGVLHSLITDRSKDRVWFFGPDDDFVFVVRELLASDFPELEERIIMEQDQVKALLKKEPNPILLTWNADSFSFIESLGVTPVHILSKVTVLETKDMEG, from the coding sequence ATGCAAAGCGAACCAACAACCAAGGAATTTTCCATCCTATCCTACATTGAGCAAAACTCAGATGCCACTCAACGAGAGTTGTCTGAGCATGTTGGTGTGTCCTTGGGGATGATCAACATTTTGTTGAAGCGTTTGGTTAAGAAGGGCTTGGTTAAAATAGAGCGACTCCAGCCCAATTCCGTTAAGTACTTCCTGACTCCACAGGGTATCGCCAGTAAGTTAGAGAGGACTTATGGGTATATCGTGAGGACGTATAGGGAGCTCTCTCTCTTTAAGGGGAGTATCAAGGGAGTATTGCACTCCTTGATCACCGACAGGAGCAAAGACAGGGTGTGGTTCTTTGGACCAGATGATGATTTTGTTTTCGTAGTACGTGAATTGCTCGCTTCTGACTTTCCTGAATTGGAAGAGAGGATAATTATGGAGCAGGACCAAGTAAAAGCACTCCTAAAGAAAGAACCTAATCCAATATTACTTACCTGGAATGCTGATTCCTTCTCTTTCATTGAATCACTTGGGGTAACTCCTGTGCATATACTTAGTAAGGTTACTGTGCTTGAGACAAAGGACATGGAAGGATAA
- a CDS encoding helix-turn-helix transcriptional regulator translates to MKLILDVMPSHVAWTLKILRKECGISQDTLEEITPFCKSTISLREGRRNQNYPTTTTLGIYCQAYGIRLTEFVARLFQEVQLDTLPVKQRYVKTSLYYY, encoded by the coding sequence ATGAAGTTAATCTTGGATGTAATGCCGTCTCATGTGGCCTGGACGCTTAAGATACTGCGTAAGGAGTGTGGGATAAGCCAAGATACACTGGAAGAGATAACACCATTCTGCAAGAGTACGATCAGCTTACGAGAGGGACGGAGAAACCAGAACTACCCGACGACCACGACGCTGGGCATCTATTGCCAGGCGTATGGGATTCGACTCACTGAGTTTGTTGCTCGGTTGTTTCAGGAAGTACAATTGGACACGTTGCCGGTTAAGCAACGCTACGTGAAAACATCGCTCTACTATTATTGA
- a CDS encoding serine hydrolase domain-containing protein: MNTTLDNLSPILAEYIQEQYFSAVAVGVYQAGEAKIKTWGTTAWGGPPLAPSHLFDLASLTKLYTTMAVLKLMHEQRFQEHTKIIDLLPIENLQLKQQLGHLTVAELLTHHSGLPAWYPFYTRRGEDFQTILQDLLKEHPRTDTMIYSDINFMLLGLIVSETTNVCLDQAIQTLVLNPRGLKDTTYRPSPSLCVATEYGNRIEKQMVHDRGLTFDGWRDETTPIKGSCNDGNAHYYFHGVSGHAGLFSSPQDVLTFGKAFLSADHAKLDARLYSNTIKNWGEGRGYGIQFGELYPDQGFGHTGFTGTYLYVNPKRDMVITILTNRLHTRTVRNINSIRLEIVGRLLGS; encoded by the coding sequence ATGAACACGACACTCGATAATCTCAGCCCCATCCTAGCTGAATACATACAAGAGCAGTACTTCTCTGCAGTTGCCGTAGGGGTCTATCAAGCAGGGGAAGCAAAGATAAAGACGTGGGGCACCACAGCGTGGGGTGGCCCACCTCTTGCTCCCTCCCATCTCTTCGACCTTGCATCCTTGACCAAGCTCTATACCACCATGGCAGTTCTGAAACTCATGCATGAACAACGGTTCCAGGAACATACCAAGATTATCGACCTTCTCCCTATTGAGAATCTGCAACTCAAACAGCAACTAGGGCATTTGACTGTTGCTGAGTTGTTAACCCATCACTCAGGACTTCCCGCCTGGTACCCGTTCTATACACGAAGAGGGGAAGATTTTCAGACCATTCTTCAAGACTTACTCAAAGAGCACCCACGTACCGATACAATGATCTACTCCGACATCAACTTCATGCTTCTTGGCCTGATCGTCAGTGAGACAACAAACGTGTGCTTGGATCAGGCAATACAGACATTGGTCTTGAACCCACGCGGATTAAAAGATACTACCTACCGCCCGAGCCCTTCGCTCTGTGTGGCTACCGAGTATGGGAACCGGATAGAGAAGCAGATGGTCCATGACCGTGGACTCACCTTCGACGGATGGAGAGATGAAACCACTCCTATCAAAGGCTCCTGTAATGATGGTAACGCCCACTACTATTTCCATGGTGTTTCCGGCCACGCTGGGTTATTCTCATCCCCTCAGGATGTGCTTACCTTTGGGAAGGCTTTTCTAAGTGCTGACCATGCGAAACTGGATGCACGACTCTATAGCAACACGATCAAAAACTGGGGAGAGGGCAGAGGCTACGGGATACAGTTCGGAGAACTCTATCCTGACCAGGGTTTTGGTCACACTGGTTTTACCGGTACCTACCTCTATGTGAATCCAAAGAGAGATATGGTAATTACCATCCTGACCAATCGACTGCATACGCGTACGGTGAGAAACATTAATTCAATAAGACTTGAGATAGTGGGGAGATTGCTGGGTTCATGA
- a CDS encoding GNAT family N-acetyltransferase, with protein MQIRQLKEEDIPVCAQLAKDLPLGKTYGFTVEGWIRKLTKARNEEGNLLFVAEEEDRLAGFAWVHTHGAFLAAPYLRFIAVDPSFQGRGVGTLLLKEFEELTRDLKKNWFLLVSEFNIGAQQFYEKHGYQRVGALPDFAKEGITEVIMVKKHTRRN; from the coding sequence ATGCAGATACGTCAGCTTAAAGAAGAAGATATTCCTGTATGTGCACAACTTGCCAAGGATCTTCCCTTGGGTAAGACCTACGGGTTTACGGTAGAAGGTTGGATCAGAAAATTGACAAAGGCACGCAATGAAGAGGGGAACCTCCTCTTCGTTGCTGAGGAGGAAGACCGACTTGCCGGGTTTGCCTGGGTACATACCCATGGTGCATTCCTCGCTGCCCCCTATCTTCGCTTCATTGCCGTAGACCCTAGCTTCCAAGGGAGAGGGGTCGGTACCCTGCTCCTGAAGGAGTTTGAAGAACTGACTCGCGATCTTAAGAAAAATTGGTTTCTTCTTGTCTCAGAATTCAATATTGGAGCACAGCAGTTCTATGAGAAGCACGGCTACCAGAGAGTAGGGGCCCTTCCTGACTTTGCCAAGGAGGGGATTACCGAGGTAATTATGGTAAAGAAACACACGAGAAGAAACTAA
- a CDS encoding enolase C-terminal domain-like protein, with protein MLEVTAVPAKLMLKTPFHIAHGSSDYRENVFLQIKTDHKTVYGEAAVVPYYGVTKEQILADLQRTITPEMIRENQTLDVVDSFSYTMSACAYTTAMLGLQDKAPDQPKSNSVRGSSFTIAYTSDMQRMLDDIAGCGFSTIKLKAGFPDDVKRITLIRERFPDLRIRLDANQGWSFSEACSIIEQLQDQNIELIEEPIAGSPEELQVLSSLSNIPIILDETVQTLDDLTRYAGSASGIVVKLAKSGGPQAAKKLIEEAEKHSLDVLLSCMVESSLAVTSALTLEPLCRWIDLDGPILLADDPFSGLTYRNELPFGVLQELTPSSKLLELFASTPPFILEK; from the coding sequence ATGCTTGAAGTGACCGCAGTTCCTGCAAAGCTGATGCTGAAAACTCCCTTCCATATAGCTCACGGTAGTTCTGACTACCGTGAGAATGTGTTCCTGCAAATCAAAACAGACCATAAGACTGTGTACGGGGAGGCTGCCGTCGTTCCCTACTATGGGGTTACCAAAGAGCAGATCCTTGCGGACTTGCAGCGTACCATTACCCCAGAGATGATACGAGAGAACCAAACACTGGATGTGGTCGATTCATTCTCTTACACCATGAGTGCCTGTGCATACACCACAGCCATGCTTGGCTTGCAAGATAAGGCTCCCGATCAGCCAAAAAGTAATTCCGTACGAGGCTCCTCCTTTACCATCGCCTATACCTCCGACATGCAGCGCATGTTGGATGATATTGCGGGTTGTGGGTTCTCTACCATTAAGTTGAAGGCAGGCTTTCCCGATGATGTGAAGCGTATCACGTTGATCAGGGAACGCTTCCCTGACCTACGTATCCGCCTTGATGCCAACCAAGGGTGGAGCTTTTCAGAGGCTTGTTCGATCATTGAGCAGTTACAAGACCAAAATATCGAGCTGATAGAGGAGCCTATTGCAGGCAGCCCGGAAGAGCTGCAAGTTCTCTCCTCGCTCAGTAACATTCCCATTATTCTTGATGAGACGGTCCAGACCCTGGACGACCTTACGCGGTATGCAGGTAGTGCCAGCGGTATTGTGGTGAAACTCGCGAAGAGTGGAGGCCCTCAGGCAGCTAAGAAGCTCATAGAGGAAGCTGAGAAGCATTCTCTCGATGTACTGCTCAGTTGCATGGTTGAGTCCTCTCTCGCGGTTACCAGTGCCCTCACGCTCGAACCTCTCTGTAGGTGGATTGATCTCGATGGCCCAATACTCCTTGCTGACGACCCGTTCTCTGGATTGACCTATAGGAATGAGCTTCCCTTTGGTGTTCTGCAGGAACTCACTCCCTCGTCCAAACTCCTCGAGCTCTTCGCCTCCACACCTCCCTTTATTCTGGAGAAATAA
- a CDS encoding oligopeptide/dipeptide ABC transporter ATP-binding protein, translated as MAERETLLEVRDLKVHFPIEKGIIFKRKVGAVRAVDGISFTVQQGEALGLVGESGCGKSTTILAISRLERITGGEVLFSGVDLASLSESDLIKERQNLQIIFQDPYSSLDPRMRAIDIVAEPMRIFVKKGLLSLSEEEIKEKALSLLERCGLSSIYANRYPHEFSGGQRQRIGIARALSLGPKLILADEPVSALDVSIQSQILNLLKDLQKEFDLTFLFIAHDLSVVEYFCDRIAVMYLGNIVEMASSKELNDNPLHPYTRALLSAVPVPDPIAAKNRKRMILKGDVPSPSAVRSGCPFYERCPKAMPRCKEVKPALKEQGGNHQVACLLYEESSDA; from the coding sequence ATGGCAGAGCGTGAGACATTGTTGGAAGTAAGAGACCTCAAGGTCCATTTCCCCATAGAGAAAGGCATCATCTTCAAAAGAAAGGTTGGAGCTGTGCGAGCGGTGGATGGTATTTCCTTCACCGTCCAGCAAGGCGAAGCCTTGGGATTGGTCGGAGAGTCAGGCTGTGGAAAATCTACCACCATCTTGGCAATCTCCCGCCTGGAGCGGATTACCGGTGGAGAAGTCTTGTTCTCCGGTGTTGATCTTGCCAGCTTGAGTGAGAGTGACTTAATTAAGGAGCGACAGAACCTTCAGATTATCTTCCAGGATCCATACTCTTCCCTCGATCCCCGAATGCGTGCGATCGACATTGTCGCTGAGCCCATGAGGATCTTCGTGAAGAAGGGCTTGCTCTCCTTGAGTGAGGAAGAGATTAAAGAGAAAGCACTCTCCCTCTTGGAGCGTTGTGGTCTCTCTTCCATCTACGCAAACCGCTATCCGCATGAGTTCTCCGGTGGACAGAGACAGCGTATCGGAATTGCCCGTGCACTCTCCTTGGGGCCAAAGTTGATCCTTGCAGATGAACCGGTCAGTGCACTGGATGTTTCCATCCAGTCACAGATCCTGAACCTGCTCAAGGACCTGCAGAAGGAGTTTGACCTTACCTTCCTCTTCATCGCTCATGACCTTTCGGTTGTTGAATACTTCTGTGACCGTATTGCTGTCATGTATCTGGGCAATATTGTGGAGATGGCCTCCAGCAAGGAGCTGAATGACAACCCCTTGCACCCCTATACCAGGGCCTTGCTCTCTGCTGTTCCTGTTCCCGATCCCATTGCAGCAAAGAATAGGAAGCGAATGATTCTGAAAGGCGATGTTCCCTCCCCGTCAGCAGTTCGATCTGGCTGCCCGTTCTATGAACGGTGCCCGAAGGCCATGCCAAGGTGCAAGGAAGTAAAGCCAGCGTTGAAAGAACAGGGGGGAAACCACCAGGTAGCGTGCTTGTTGTATGAGGAGTCCTCTGATGCTTGA
- a CDS encoding ABC transporter ATP-binding protein, whose protein sequence is MHETTILQVEGLVTEFKSERGIVNAVNKVSFDLERGQTLGIVGESGSGKSVTNLSILRLIEYPPGRITGGKVLFHDQDLLSVSENEMLSIRGKHISMIFQDPLTSLNPVIKVWKQIAETLMLHQGMKKQEAKKQAIELLRIIGIPDPEMRAECYPHQFSGGMRQRVMIAMALSCNPDILIADEPTTALDVTIQAQILDLIREKKEQYQTSVIMITHDLGVIAEMCDQVCVMYAGRIVERAGVEALFGSPKHPYTRGLLESIPRMGNVGAQRLHSIKGSPPDLANLPPGCPFRDRCDKAMDICASKLPPEVVLQEAEGERTVACWLYPEESKHGRA, encoded by the coding sequence ATGCATGAAACAACCATTTTACAAGTAGAAGGCCTGGTTACCGAGTTCAAGTCTGAACGTGGTATCGTCAACGCAGTAAACAAGGTTTCCTTTGACCTGGAGCGGGGACAAACACTGGGAATCGTAGGAGAGTCGGGTTCCGGAAAATCAGTAACCAACCTCTCCATTCTCCGCCTGATCGAATACCCTCCTGGGAGGATTACCGGAGGGAAGGTCCTCTTCCATGACCAGGACCTGCTCAGCGTGAGCGAGAACGAAATGCTTTCCATCAGAGGGAAGCATATCTCCATGATCTTCCAGGATCCGCTCACTTCCTTGAATCCAGTGATCAAGGTATGGAAGCAAATTGCTGAGACCTTGATGCTCCACCAAGGGATGAAGAAGCAAGAGGCAAAGAAGCAGGCCATTGAGCTGCTCAGAATCATTGGCATCCCAGACCCCGAGATGCGCGCTGAGTGTTATCCCCATCAGTTCTCAGGGGGAATGCGTCAGCGTGTCATGATTGCCATGGCGCTCTCCTGCAACCCTGATATTCTCATTGCCGATGAACCGACCACTGCCCTGGATGTTACCATCCAGGCACAGATCCTTGATCTCATCCGAGAGAAGAAGGAACAGTATCAGACCTCGGTCATTATGATCACACATGACCTGGGGGTCATCGCAGAGATGTGCGACCAGGTATGCGTCATGTATGCCGGTCGTATCGTGGAGCGCGCTGGGGTGGAGGCGCTCTTCGGGAGCCCGAAGCACCCCTATACGAGAGGGCTGCTTGAATCCATCCCTCGTATGGGAAACGTGGGTGCTCAGCGGCTCCATTCGATCAAGGGTTCCCCTCCTGATCTAGCAAACCTTCCTCCTGGTTGTCCCTTCCGTGACCGTTGTGATAAGGCGATGGACATCTGTGCTTCCAAGCTTCCTCCAGAGGTTGTGCTTCAAGAGGCAGAGGGAGAGAGAACCGTCGCATGTTGGTTGTATCCGGAGGAGAGTAAGCATGGCAGAGCGTGA
- a CDS encoding ABC transporter permease — protein MKTPRIVRNKIALAGLIVILLYVLMSIVSLFWLPFDPVAMNSAEVLQGPSLASGHLFGTDEFGRDVLSRIMKGTSVSFIISVSATTLGAVIGIFMGVWAGYLGGKTDNAIMRFADILFAFPSLLLAIFIMAILGEHTYNVVLAIGIVYIPQFARISRGSIIALKGNEFIRAAKSNGAGRTYILRHHLLPNITAPLIVQISLSLSTAILLESALSFLGLGVQPPDPSWGNMLSSARKVMMFAPWTAIYPGLAIVLLVLGFNLLGDGLRDILDPRLRNVR, from the coding sequence ATGAAAACACCAAGAATTGTACGAAACAAAATAGCACTCGCAGGGCTCATCGTCATTCTTCTCTATGTATTGATGAGCATCGTCTCGCTCTTCTGGTTGCCCTTCGACCCGGTTGCAATGAACTCAGCGGAAGTCCTGCAAGGACCGTCCCTCGCCAGTGGTCATCTCTTCGGTACCGATGAGTTCGGGAGGGATGTCCTCTCGAGAATCATGAAAGGGACCTCTGTCTCCTTCATCATCAGTGTGAGTGCGACTACCTTGGGTGCTGTAATAGGCATCTTCATGGGCGTGTGGGCAGGGTACCTTGGAGGCAAGACCGACAATGCAATCATGCGTTTTGCAGATATCCTCTTCGCCTTTCCTTCCCTCTTGCTCGCCATCTTTATCATGGCAATACTGGGGGAACACACCTATAACGTGGTATTGGCGATTGGTATTGTCTACATCCCTCAGTTTGCAAGAATCAGCAGGGGATCAATCATTGCCTTGAAGGGCAATGAGTTTATCCGTGCCGCGAAGTCAAACGGAGCTGGCAGGACCTATATCCTGAGACACCATCTCCTGCCCAATATAACCGCTCCCTTAATCGTCCAGATCTCCTTGTCGCTCTCAACAGCCATATTGCTTGAATCGGCGTTGAGCTTCCTGGGACTTGGAGTACAACCCCCGGACCCTTCCTGGGGAAATATGCTCAGCAGTGCCCGAAAGGTCATGATGTTTGCACCGTGGACAGCAATCTATCCTGGACTCGCCATTGTCCTGTTGGTTTTAGGATTCAACCTCTTGGGTGATGGCCTGAGAGATATCCTGGACCCGAGACTACGGAACGTCAGGTAG
- a CDS encoding ABC transporter permease → MGKYIVKRLLSLIPVLIGVSLIVFFMVRLIPGSALQMYMGTQVEATPEQMEQLKRLFGEDKPIPVLYVEWVGDIMRGDFGYSLRTGRPVLPDILSRLPISLELTLYSLVLALLIGIPLGILSSLKQDTFGDFLNRIIGLIGLSLPQFWLAALLVIAFSSSQGWIPMGNYVSLFENPLQNLKMFFLPSLAIGFGFAAVVMRYTRNSMLEVLQMDYVRTAKAKGLPKRKVIIIHALKNAILPVITVTGFNAGYLLGGSIVIEEVFALPGMGRLALYAINQRDYPVIQAIMLVIASLFVLVNLVTDLVYAMADPRIRLVDEEK, encoded by the coding sequence GTGGGAAAATATATTGTCAAGCGACTGCTTTCGCTTATTCCAGTACTTATTGGAGTTTCCTTGATCGTGTTTTTCATGGTCCGTCTGATCCCAGGTTCTGCTTTGCAGATGTACATGGGAACCCAGGTCGAGGCTACTCCTGAACAGATGGAACAACTCAAACGGTTGTTTGGGGAAGATAAACCTATCCCGGTACTCTATGTTGAATGGGTAGGGGATATCATGCGGGGTGACTTCGGGTATTCCCTGAGGACCGGACGGCCAGTGCTTCCAGATATTCTCAGCAGGCTTCCGATCAGCTTGGAGCTGACCCTTTACTCATTAGTACTTGCCTTGCTTATTGGCATACCGCTTGGAATACTTTCCTCACTAAAGCAAGATACTTTTGGGGATTTCCTCAATAGGATCATAGGACTTATAGGGCTCTCCTTGCCCCAGTTCTGGCTCGCTGCCCTGTTGGTTATTGCCTTCTCTTCCTCGCAGGGTTGGATACCCATGGGTAACTATGTCAGCTTGTTCGAAAACCCACTCCAGAATCTGAAGATGTTCTTCCTCCCTTCCCTTGCGATCGGATTTGGGTTTGCAGCCGTGGTAATGCGCTACACACGAAACAGCATGCTGGAAGTCCTGCAGATGGATTATGTAAGAACTGCAAAGGCCAAGGGCCTTCCCAAGAGGAAGGTGATTATCATCCATGCACTGAAAAATGCCATCCTTCCTGTCATTACGGTAACAGGATTCAATGCAGGATACCTGCTTGGTGGCTCGATTGTCATTGAGGAAGTATTTGCACTTCCCGGTATGGGCAGGCTGGCCCTCTATGCGATCAACCAGAGAGACTATCCAGTGATCCAGGCGATCATGTTGGTCATCGCATCCCTCTTTGTATTGGTCAATCTCGTAACGGATCTGGTCTATGCAATGGCAGATCCCCGAATTCGATTGGTTGATGAGGAGAAGTGA